Proteins from a single region of bacterium:
- a CDS encoding ATP-dependent Clp protease ATP-binding subunit, whose product MNSKFSAHVQKVIQFSREEALSLGHDNIGTEHILLGIIKLGEGTAIQILQNLDADPPLVRERILERVESNENLMKIGNIPFTKKAERVLKATFLEGRSFNAEQVGTEHLLLAIAKEDDGVAGQVLGSFGISYTTIREQVEGISGAAPPVVEGKPGAPKSKTPALDHFGRDLTQMAREGKLDPIIGREREIQRVAQILSRRKKNNPVLIGDPGVGKTAIAEGLALRIIERKVSRILYDKRVVALDLGALVAGTKYRGQFEERIKSVMAELEKHRNIIVFLDELHTIVGAGSASGSLDASNMFKPALARGEVQCIGATTLDEYRQYIEKDGALERRFQKIMVEPTSVEETVGILMGLKAKYEEHHGIRYTDEAIHQAVILSDRYISDRMLPDKAIDVLDETGSRIHLNHIVVPERLLELEERIEQLTHEKETMVEQQNYEKAAEIRDQKLKCETELRAAREEWEKERTACAVEVGPEDVAHVVSQMTGIPVERVTLDESGRLLKLHEALGRRIIGQEDAIDRLCRGIRRSRAGFKSAERPIGSYLFLGPTGIGKTELAKVLAEVLFGDEHALIRVDMSEYMEKFAVSRLIGAPPGYVGFEEGGQLTEKVRRRPYSIVLLDEVEKAHPEVFNLLLQVLDDGRLTDSTGRKVDFRNTIIIMTSNMGTRELTNESAIGFGGTGGAMPGYESMRADIMKEVKRHFRPEFLNRIDDLIVFRTLDRPTVTRIVRLMMEDVRRRLGTRGFQITLSEEAIELLVEEGWSPSTGVRPLRRIIERRIEDPIAEEVLKGSFTAGGTVVVTVREGELAFVEDRPAAPAMDVAEGQPQPAADEPAQG is encoded by the coding sequence ATGAACAGCAAGTTTTCGGCCCATGTGCAGAAGGTGATCCAGTTCTCCCGCGAGGAGGCGCTCAGCCTGGGCCACGACAACATCGGCACCGAGCATATCCTGCTTGGCATCATCAAGCTGGGGGAGGGAACCGCCATCCAGATCCTGCAGAATCTGGACGCCGACCCCCCGCTGGTGCGCGAGCGCATCCTGGAAAGGGTCGAATCCAACGAAAACCTGATGAAGATCGGCAACATCCCCTTCACCAAGAAGGCGGAGCGCGTGCTCAAGGCCACCTTCCTCGAGGGGCGCAGCTTCAACGCCGAGCAGGTGGGCACGGAGCACCTCCTCCTCGCCATCGCCAAGGAGGACGACGGCGTGGCCGGCCAGGTGCTGGGCAGTTTCGGCATCAGCTACACGACGATCCGCGAGCAGGTGGAGGGCATCTCGGGCGCGGCGCCCCCCGTCGTCGAGGGGAAGCCGGGCGCGCCCAAGAGCAAGACCCCCGCCCTGGACCACTTCGGACGCGACCTGACGCAGATGGCCCGCGAGGGCAAGCTGGACCCCATCATCGGCCGCGAGCGGGAGATCCAGCGCGTGGCCCAGATCCTCTCCCGGCGCAAGAAGAACAATCCGGTCCTCATCGGCGACCCGGGCGTGGGCAAGACGGCCATCGCCGAGGGTCTCGCCCTGCGCATCATCGAGCGCAAGGTGAGCCGCATCCTCTACGACAAGCGCGTCGTCGCCCTCGACCTGGGCGCCCTCGTGGCCGGCACCAAGTACCGCGGCCAGTTCGAGGAGCGCATCAAGAGCGTGATGGCGGAGCTGGAGAAGCACCGCAACATCATCGTCTTCCTGGACGAGCTGCACACCATCGTGGGCGCCGGCAGCGCCAGCGGCAGCCTGGACGCCTCCAACATGTTCAAGCCGGCCCTCGCCCGCGGCGAGGTGCAGTGCATCGGCGCCACCACCCTGGACGAATACCGCCAGTACATCGAGAAGGACGGGGCCCTCGAGCGCCGCTTCCAGAAAATCATGGTGGAGCCCACCAGCGTGGAGGAGACGGTGGGCATCTTGATGGGCCTCAAGGCCAAGTACGAGGAGCACCACGGCATCCGCTACACGGACGAGGCCATCCACCAGGCGGTCATCCTCTCCGACCGCTACATCAGCGACCGCATGCTGCCCGACAAGGCCATCGACGTCCTGGACGAGACGGGCAGCCGCATCCACCTCAACCACATCGTCGTGCCCGAGCGCCTGCTCGAGCTGGAGGAGCGCATCGAGCAGCTCACCCACGAGAAGGAAACCATGGTCGAGCAACAGAACTACGAGAAGGCCGCCGAGATCCGCGACCAAAAGTTGAAGTGCGAGACCGAGCTGCGCGCCGCCCGCGAGGAGTGGGAGAAGGAGCGCACCGCCTGCGCCGTGGAGGTGGGGCCCGAGGACGTGGCCCACGTGGTCAGCCAGATGACGGGCATTCCCGTCGAGCGCGTCACGCTGGACGAATCCGGCCGCCTGCTCAAGCTGCACGAGGCGCTGGGCCGCCGCATCATCGGGCAGGAGGACGCCATCGACCGCCTCTGCCGGGGCATCCGCCGCAGCCGGGCCGGCTTCAAGAGCGCGGAGCGGCCCATCGGCAGCTACCTCTTCCTGGGTCCCACCGGCATCGGCAAGACGGAGCTTGCCAAGGTGCTGGCCGAGGTGCTCTTCGGCGACGAGCACGCCCTCATCCGCGTCGACATGAGCGAGTACATGGAGAAGTTCGCCGTGAGCCGCCTCATCGGCGCGCCGCCCGGCTACGTGGGCTTCGAGGAGGGGGGCCAGCTGACGGAGAAGGTGCGCCGCCGCCCCTACTCCATCGTGCTGCTGGACGAGGTGGAGAAGGCCCACCCCGAGGTCTTCAACCTGCTCCTGCAGGTGCTGGACGACGGGCGCCTGACCGACTCCACCGGCCGCAAGGTGGACTTCCGCAACACGATCATCATCATGACCTCCAACATGGGCACGCGCGAGCTGACCAATGAGTCGGCCATCGGCTTCGGCGGCACGGGCGGCGCCATGCCCGGCTACGAGAGCATGCGGGCCGACATCATGAAGGAGGTCAAGCGCCACTTCCGGCCCGAATTCCTCAACCGCATCGACGACCTCATCGTCTTCCGCACCCTGGACCGCCCGACTGTCACCCGCATCGTCCGCCTGATGATGGAGGACGTGCGCCGGCGGCTGGGCACCCGCGGTTTCCAGATCACCCTGAGCGAGGAGGCCATCGAGCTGCTCGTCGAGGAGGGGTGGTCCCCGTCCACGGGCGTGCGGCCGCTGCGCCGCATCATCGAGCGCCGCATCGAGGACCCCATCGCCGAGGAGGTGCTGAAAGGCAGCTTCACGGCGGGCGGCACGGTGGTGGTGACGGTGCGCGAGGGCGAACTCGCCTTCGTGGAGGACCGCCCCGCCGCGCCGGCCATGGACGTGGCGGAAGGTCAGCCCCAGCCCGCCGCCGACGAGCCGGCCCAGGGATGA
- the rlmD gene encoding 23S rRNA (uracil(1939)-C(5))-methyltransferase RlmD — protein sequence MMEPAGSDPDRPGELVRIEGVAHGGLGVGRLASGKVVFVRGALPGDRVEVETLRGRRRHAEARLRRLVEASPDRVEARCGHQAVCGGCPLQTLDYPAQLRAKESMAVEAWRRIGGGLPPRVDPILPAPSLFHYRNKMEFGFSDLPWLSDRAAEAEGEFGLGQHVPGIHSKVFNLTECHLQTEWTAPLLATIRRFVADQGGGREAVWHWRGHTGYWRFVVIRESRRTGERMVNLVTSRAGDERAARLAADLLERHPGLISTIVNTVQEGQGQVATGRLDRVLHGDGLLRERLGGLLFELEPPAFFQTNTEQAERLFALAADHLGEAPGELLDLYCGTGAIALLLAGRARHVTGVELVPEAVASARRAAALNGLSDRVDFHAGDVLELLRQGRLPRPDTVVVDPPRGGLHPKVVPPLLELAPRRIVYVSCNPATQARDAALLAAGGYNATRLSPVDMFPHTFHVETVASFERDV from the coding sequence ATGATGGAGCCCGCCGGATCCGACCCGGACAGGCCGGGGGAGCTGGTGCGCATCGAGGGCGTGGCCCACGGTGGACTGGGGGTGGGGCGCCTGGCCTCGGGCAAGGTGGTCTTCGTGCGCGGCGCCCTGCCGGGGGACCGGGTGGAGGTGGAGACGCTGCGCGGCCGGCGGCGCCACGCCGAGGCCCGCCTGCGCCGCCTGGTGGAGGCTTCGCCGGACCGGGTGGAGGCCCGCTGCGGCCACCAGGCCGTCTGCGGCGGCTGTCCCCTGCAGACCCTGGACTACCCGGCCCAGCTGCGCGCGAAGGAGAGCATGGCCGTGGAGGCCTGGCGACGCATCGGCGGCGGCCTGCCGCCGCGGGTGGATCCCATCCTGCCTGCCCCCTCGCTCTTCCACTACCGCAACAAGATGGAGTTCGGCTTCTCCGACCTGCCCTGGCTGTCCGACCGGGCGGCGGAGGCGGAGGGCGAGTTTGGCCTGGGCCAGCACGTGCCGGGCATCCACAGCAAGGTCTTCAACCTGACAGAGTGCCACCTCCAAACGGAGTGGACAGCGCCCCTGCTGGCCACCATCCGTCGCTTCGTGGCCGACCAGGGCGGCGGCCGCGAGGCGGTCTGGCACTGGCGCGGCCACACGGGCTACTGGCGCTTCGTCGTCATCCGGGAGAGCCGGCGCACTGGGGAGCGCATGGTCAATCTGGTGACGTCCCGCGCCGGGGACGAGCGGGCCGCCCGGCTGGCGGCGGACCTGCTGGAGCGCCATCCCGGGCTGATTTCCACCATTGTCAACACCGTGCAGGAGGGGCAGGGCCAAGTGGCCACCGGCCGCCTCGACCGCGTCCTGCACGGCGACGGCCTGCTGCGGGAGCGCCTGGGCGGCCTGCTCTTCGAGCTGGAGCCCCCGGCCTTCTTCCAGACCAACACCGAGCAGGCGGAGCGCCTCTTCGCCCTGGCCGCCGACCATCTGGGCGAGGCGCCGGGCGAGCTGCTGGACCTCTATTGCGGCACGGGGGCGATCGCCCTGCTCCTGGCCGGACGGGCGCGCCATGTCACCGGCGTGGAGCTGGTGCCCGAGGCGGTGGCCTCGGCCCGGCGGGCCGCCGCCCTGAACGGCCTGTCCGACCGGGTGGACTTCCACGCCGGCGACGTGCTGGAGCTTCTGCGCCAGGGCCGCCTGCCCCGCCCGGACACGGTGGTGGTGGATCCGCCCCGGGGCGGGCTCCATCCCAAGGTGGTGCCGCCGCTGCTGGAGCTGGCTCCGCGCCGCATCGTCTACGTCAGCTGCAATCCCGCCACCCAGGCCCGCGACGCGGCGCTGCTGGCTGCGGGTGGTTACAACGCCACGCGGCTCAGTCCGGTGGACATGTTCCCCCACACCTTCCACGTGGAGACCGTGGCGTCATTTGAACGCGACGTCTGA
- a CDS encoding bifunctional ADP-heptose synthase: MLLPDLDRILAGCMGKRVAVVGDLMLDRYLWGRVERISPEAPVPVVTVARRSHSLGGSANVVHNLRALGAEVLPFGVVGGDPAGELVLALLREAGISTQGILRDEERPTTAKTRIIAHEQHVVRIDEERAEPLRPALRQELLERMLAALPGLDAFICEDYDKGVLEPELIGALREAARAAGVLSAVDPKQANFHAYGAVDLFKPNQKEFLGALGRGAAGEAEWETFLRDFLARSGGRELVVTRGAQGMSLLDGEGRLTHLPALRSAIVDVSGAGDTVIAALVLARVQGYKLSTAGRFASLCAAQVCGELGAVPVKPDELMRLNEFHG; encoded by the coding sequence ATGCTTCTGCCTGATCTGGACAGGATCCTGGCCGGCTGCATGGGCAAGCGCGTGGCCGTGGTGGGCGATCTCATGCTGGACCGCTACTTATGGGGCCGGGTGGAGCGGATCAGTCCCGAGGCGCCGGTGCCGGTGGTGACGGTGGCCCGGCGCAGCCACAGCCTGGGCGGCAGCGCCAACGTGGTCCACAACCTGCGCGCCCTGGGGGCGGAGGTGTTGCCCTTCGGGGTGGTGGGCGGCGACCCCGCCGGCGAGCTGGTGCTGGCCCTCCTGCGGGAGGCGGGCATCTCCACCCAGGGCATCCTGCGCGACGAGGAGCGCCCCACCACCGCCAAGACGCGCATCATCGCCCACGAGCAGCACGTCGTGCGCATCGACGAGGAGCGGGCCGAGCCCCTGCGTCCCGCCCTGCGCCAGGAACTGCTCGAACGCATGCTGGCCGCCCTCCCCGGCCTGGACGCCTTCATCTGCGAGGATTACGACAAGGGCGTGCTCGAACCGGAGCTGATCGGCGCCCTGCGCGAGGCGGCCCGCGCCGCCGGCGTCCTCAGTGCGGTGGACCCCAAGCAGGCCAACTTCCACGCCTACGGGGCCGTCGACCTCTTCAAGCCCAACCAGAAGGAGTTCCTGGGCGCCCTGGGCCGCGGGGCGGCCGGCGAGGCGGAGTGGGAGACCTTCCTGCGCGACTTCCTGGCCCGCAGCGGCGGCCGGGAGCTGGTGGTGACGCGGGGCGCCCAGGGCATGTCCCTGCTCGACGGGGAGGGACGCCTCACCCACTTGCCCGCCCTGCGCAGCGCCATTGTCGACGTGTCCGGCGCCGGCGACACGGTGATCGCCGCCCTGGTGCTGGCCCGCGTCCAGGGCTACAAGCTCTCCACGGCCGGCCGCTTCGCCAGCCTGTGCGCGGCGCAGGTCTGCGGCGAACTGGGCGCCGTGCCCGTCAAGCCGGACGAGCTGATGCGGCTCAACGAATTCCATGGATGA